From a region of the Halolamina sp. CBA1230 genome:
- the rnhB gene encoding ribonuclease HII: protein MTVGADEAGKGPALGPMVAGAVRADPDDLPEGLADSKQLTETRREELAAELRDNPDISVATAAIPPERIDAPDTDMNSLGVAAQAEAVAVVAEENEAVIADAADTDEARFARRLREAVAEAGIEVDVTAEHGADETHAIVSAASVVAKVERDRRMVEIDGQYDHDVGSGYPSDPTTRAFLADYVAEYGELPACARATWSTCEDALAAAEQSGLGEF, encoded by the coding sequence ATGACCGTCGGCGCCGACGAGGCGGGCAAGGGGCCCGCGCTTGGGCCGATGGTCGCCGGCGCGGTCCGTGCCGACCCCGACGACCTCCCCGAGGGGCTCGCGGACTCGAAACAGCTCACCGAGACGCGCCGGGAGGAGTTGGCCGCCGAACTCCGCGACAATCCCGATATTTCGGTCGCGACGGCCGCGATCCCGCCCGAGCGAATCGACGCGCCCGACACGGACATGAACAGCCTCGGCGTCGCCGCGCAGGCGGAGGCGGTCGCGGTGGTCGCCGAGGAGAACGAGGCGGTGATCGCCGACGCCGCCGACACGGACGAGGCACGCTTCGCCCGGCGGCTCCGGGAGGCGGTCGCAGAGGCCGGGATCGAGGTCGACGTGACGGCCGAACACGGCGCCGACGAGACCCACGCGATCGTCTCCGCGGCGAGCGTCGTCGCGAAAGTCGAACGCGACCGCCGGATGGTCGAGATCGACGGACAGTACGACCACGACGTGGGAAGCGGCTACCCGTCGGATCCGACGACGCGAGCGTTCTTGGCCGACTACGTCGCGGAGTACGGCGAACTGCCCGCGTGTGCGCGGGCGACGTGGTCGACCTGCGAGGACGCGCTCGCGGCCGCCGAGCAGTCCGGATTGGGGGAGTTCTAG
- a CDS encoding tRNA pseudouridine(54/55) synthase Pus10, giving the protein MSVLEDARAVIAVGGVCDACLGRAFADRSHGLTNRERGRALRTTIGLDDDEPPDYVDPADCWVCEGYCGEFDVWAERAASEVEDVEFESYQVGTRPPALIEENERMLREDAGLDADAGEAFKSEFNREVGKRVGRLTDTEVDFGRPDVQFLLDLGDDAVVAEVNSAFVYGRYRKLERGIPQTKWPCSACNGSGRQGREPCEECDGLGYRYPESVEQLTAPVVEDVMDGVGATFHGAGREDVDARMLGTGRPFVIEVEEPRRRTVDTDRLQADINAFAEGKVEVEGLRLATHEMVERVKRHDASKRYSAQVAFDEPVDADAFADALAELDGATIEQETPNRVDHRRASKVRTRDVYEIEGELEGSRTATVEVHGEGGLYIKELISSDEGRTTPSLAGLLGIDAEVTALDVLRVDGESEPFENASFFRD; this is encoded by the coding sequence ATGAGCGTACTCGAGGACGCCCGCGCCGTGATCGCGGTCGGCGGCGTCTGCGACGCCTGTCTGGGCCGCGCCTTCGCCGACCGGAGCCACGGCCTCACCAACCGCGAACGGGGCCGGGCGCTGCGGACCACTATCGGCCTCGACGACGACGAGCCGCCCGACTACGTCGACCCCGCGGACTGCTGGGTGTGTGAAGGCTACTGCGGCGAGTTCGACGTGTGGGCCGAGCGCGCCGCCAGCGAGGTCGAGGACGTCGAGTTCGAGAGCTACCAGGTCGGCACCCGTCCGCCCGCCCTGATCGAGGAGAACGAGCGCATGCTCCGAGAGGACGCCGGTCTCGACGCCGACGCCGGCGAGGCGTTCAAAAGCGAGTTCAACCGCGAGGTCGGCAAGCGCGTCGGCCGACTCACCGACACCGAGGTCGACTTCGGGCGCCCCGACGTGCAGTTCCTGCTCGATCTCGGGGACGACGCGGTGGTCGCCGAGGTCAACTCCGCGTTCGTCTACGGCCGCTACCGAAAGCTGGAGCGTGGCATCCCGCAGACGAAGTGGCCCTGCTCGGCCTGCAACGGCAGCGGGCGACAGGGCCGGGAGCCCTGCGAGGAGTGTGACGGGTTGGGCTACCGCTACCCTGAGAGCGTCGAACAGCTCACTGCCCCCGTCGTCGAGGACGTGATGGACGGCGTCGGCGCGACGTTCCACGGCGCGGGCCGGGAGGACGTGGACGCGCGGATGCTCGGCACCGGTCGGCCGTTCGTGATCGAAGTCGAGGAGCCCCGCCGGCGCACGGTCGACACCGACCGCCTGCAGGCGGACATCAACGCCTTCGCGGAGGGGAAAGTCGAGGTCGAGGGGCTGCGCCTCGCCACCCACGAGATGGTCGAGCGTGTCAAGCGCCACGACGCCTCCAAGCGCTACAGCGCACAGGTCGCGTTCGACGAGCCGGTCGACGCCGACGCCTTCGCCGACGCGCTCGCGGAGCTCGACGGCGCGACGATCGAACAGGAGACGCCGAACCGCGTCGACCACCGCCGCGCGAGCAAGGTCCGGACCCGCGACGTGTACGAGATCGAGGGTGAACTCGAGGGCTCCCGGACCGCCACCGTCGAGGTCCACGGCGAGGGCGGCCTCTACATCAAGGAGCTCATTTCGAGCGACGAAGGACGAACAACCCCCTCGCTCGCGGGCCTGCTCGGCATCGACGCCGAGGTGACCGCGCTCGACGTGCTCCGGGTCGACGGCGAGTCCGAGCCGTTCGAGAACGCATCGTTCTTCCGGGACTGA
- a CDS encoding MFS transporter, whose protein sequence is MRFPTPSKPAIDDENPSVPVVVGAVIAGVFFGGVGGGVAFPTLPTLKTVLGISSFVVGLILSVNRFTRLLLATPAGQVLDSVGTRRPMLAGLFVQGLVPFGYVVGLDPGPLPLSSAAVFFLSRALWGVGSAFVFVGAFSTVTHVTTAENRGKWVGYMRGGQSLGFPAGLILGGLLTDLYGYSEAFTVAGAAGLFAAVVAFVVLPNVEGAAASTTRLRDLPAVVRADARVLGIGATNLAVRFLYAGILLSTVVLYTREFDIGLGSLASTGVSGIVMAISVLAMSVTTLLVGRLSDTLPSRTYTVIPSLGLLAGGFALLGLFPSVESTVVGVALVGIGVGGTGPPLLAYLGDIAPGGDVGKLGGVYNVFGDLGSTIGPLVALPLASTVGVGVEYLVCAGLAVLTAAMVLATLDGDPEPLRSPEVVPDD, encoded by the coding sequence GTGCGGTTCCCCACCCCCTCGAAGCCGGCCATCGACGACGAGAACCCCAGCGTCCCGGTCGTCGTCGGCGCGGTCATCGCCGGCGTGTTCTTCGGCGGTGTGGGTGGCGGTGTCGCGTTCCCGACGCTGCCGACGCTGAAGACCGTTCTAGGCATCTCCTCGTTCGTTGTCGGACTGATCCTCTCGGTCAACCGCTTCACCCGCCTCCTGCTGGCGACGCCGGCGGGACAGGTGCTCGACAGCGTCGGCACCCGGCGCCCGATGCTCGCCGGTCTCTTCGTCCAGGGGCTGGTTCCCTTTGGCTACGTGGTCGGCCTCGACCCCGGGCCGCTCCCGCTGTCCAGCGCTGCGGTGTTCTTCCTCTCACGGGCGCTGTGGGGTGTGGGCTCGGCGTTCGTGTTCGTCGGCGCGTTCAGCACGGTCACCCACGTCACCACCGCGGAGAACCGCGGGAAGTGGGTCGGCTACATGCGCGGCGGCCAGAGCCTTGGCTTCCCCGCCGGGCTGATCCTCGGGGGGCTCCTGACTGACCTCTACGGGTACAGTGAGGCGTTCACCGTCGCCGGGGCCGCCGGGCTGTTCGCGGCCGTCGTCGCGTTCGTCGTGCTGCCGAACGTGGAGGGGGCAGCGGCGTCGACGACGCGGCTCCGGGACCTGCCGGCGGTCGTCCGTGCCGACGCGCGCGTGCTCGGCATCGGCGCGACCAACCTCGCGGTTCGCTTCCTCTATGCGGGGATCCTGCTCTCGACGGTGGTTCTGTACACCCGCGAGTTCGACATCGGGCTGGGATCGCTAGCGTCGACGGGCGTCAGCGGGATCGTGATGGCCATCTCCGTGCTCGCGATGTCGGTGACGACGCTGCTGGTCGGGCGGCTTTCGGACACGCTGCCCTCACGAACGTACACCGTCATCCCGTCGCTGGGGCTGCTCGCGGGCGGGTTCGCGCTGCTCGGACTGTTCCCCTCCGTCGAGAGCACGGTCGTCGGGGTGGCGCTCGTTGGGATCGGCGTCGGCGGCACGGGACCACCGCTGCTCGCGTACCTCGGCGACATCGCGCCCGGCGGCGACGTGGGGAAGCTCGGCGGCGTGTACAACGTGTTCGGTGACCTCGGGTCGACGATCGGACCACTCGTCGCACTACCGCTCGCGTCCACGGTCGGCGTCGGTGTGGAGTACCTGGTCTGTGCCGGTCTCGCGGTGCTGACGGCGGCGATGGTGCTCGCGACGCTCGACGGCGACCCCGAACCGCTGCGCTCGCCCGAGGTCGTTCCGGACGACTGA